Part of the Leifsonia soli genome is shown below.
GCGCACTTCCCGGGCGAGGAGGACATCCCGCCCATGAAGATCGTGCCGCTGTGGACGCTCGCGGTGGAGTTCCTGCTGGATGCGGGCAAAGGCGAGGCGCTATGGGGCCTCCCCGACGACCGCACGGCGCCGCATCCCATCGTCGCTGACGAGCTCGCGCCACCGACCGGCCCGGTCGAGACGCAGGATGCCGCCCACGCGCAGAAGCCCTCGCAGTAGCGGCGGCCGGGGGTGACGATGGAAGCGGGACGCACGAGAGGCCCGGAGTCATGCGACTCCGGGCCTCTCGTCGATCGTGCTCCGGCTAGGCGGAGACTCCGATCGCGAAGCTGACGGCACCCTGGTCGTCGACCTGGGCGTCGAGCACCTTGTCGTCGAGGACCTCGGCTGCCTGCGTCTCGAGGAAGATGCGGGCCCCGCCCGACTCGACCACCTGGTCCGAAGCCTCCGGCTCCGGGGTGACCGCGGCGGCGAACGCCGTGGCGTCGGGGTTGCTGCTGCTGATGCGCAGACCCGCGGACTCGTCCGGGGACTGGTCGGTCAGCGTCTTCACGATGGTGCTGGCGTTCTCGGTGAGGGTGAGCATGTGCTCTCCTTCCTATCGATGGTCCAGGAGTCGCCTACGTTCCCGCGCCCTCCCGCCGATCGCAACCGGCTTGGAGGCCATTGCCAGGGAACGTTCACGGGCCTCTACTCGAAGGCCTTCACGAGCTCGCGGTCGAACGCGTCGAGGTCGTCGGGCTTGCGCGACGAGACGAGCGTGAACGGGCCGTCGTCGACCACGACCTCCTGGTCGACCCAGGTTGCTCCCGCGTTGCGGTAATCGGTCTGCAGGCTCGGCCAGCTGGTCAGCGTCCGGCCGCCCACGACGCCCGCCTCGATCAGCACCCAGCCGCCGTGGCAGATCACCGCGATGGGCTTGCCGGCCGCCGCGAAGTCCTTCACCAGCGACACCGCCTCGGGAAACGTCCGGACCTGGTCGCCGTTGGCGACACCGCCGGGGAGGACGAGGGCGTCGAACTGGTCGGCGCTCGCCGAGGCGAGGGTCACATCCACGGGAAAGGTGTCGGCCGGGGTCAGGTGGTTGAAGGCCTGCACCTCGCCCTCCTCCTTCGACACCAGCTGAGGGGTGCCGCCGGCATCGGTCACCGCCTTCCACGGTTGCACCAGCTCGGCCTGCTCGATGCCCTCCGGACCCACCAGGAACGCGATCGTCTTGTTCGTCAGTGCCATGTTGCTTGTCTCCTTCCGTCCCCACACCTGTACGCCGGGGGCACGGCAGAATGAACCCATGGCGAGCATCCCGCAGCTGACTCTCAACGACGGCAACACCATCCCGCAGCTGGGCTTCGGCGTCTACAAGATCCCGGAGGCCGAGACGGCGGAGGCGGTGGTGACGGCGCTGGAGGCGGGCTACCGCCACATCGACACGGCAGCGTTCTACGAGAACGAGCGCGGTGTCGGGGAGGGGGTGCGGAGGAGCGGGCTCGACCGGTCCGACGTGTTCGTCACCAGCAAGGTGTGGTGGACGGACAACGGGTACGACTCGACCCTGCGGTCGTTCGACGCCAGTCTCGAGCGGCTCGGCTTCGACACGATCGACCTCTTCCTCATCCACTGGCCTGCCCCGCGCAGCGACCGGTACGTGGAGACGTGGCGGGCCTTGGAGCGCGTGCGCGCGGAGGGCCGCGCCCGCTCGATCGGGGTGGCGAACTTCCACACGCACCATCTCGACCGGCTGGCGCGGGAGACCGACACGGTGCCGGCGGTGAACCAGGTGGAGCTGCACCCCTGGCTGCCGCAGGCCGAGGTGCGGGCGTACGACGCGGCGCATGGGATCGTGACCGAGGCGTGGTCGCCGCTGGCGCGCGGGCGCGTGCTCGGCGACCCGACGCTGGATGCGCTCGCCGCGAAGCACGGGGTGACCCCGGCGCAGGTGGTGATCCGGTGGCAGCTGCAGCTGGGCAACGTGGTCATCCCGAAGTCGACATCGCCGGAGCGCATCCGGTCGAACATCGACGTCTTCGGCTTCGAGCTGGACGCGGACGATCTGGCCGCCATCGCCACGCTGGAATCCGGGGAGCGCACCGGCAAGGACCCCGACGACCTGGGCTGAGCCCGGCGGCGGCCGGCCGCGTCCTCCGATCGAGCGCGCCTACGCTGCGGCCCGCGCGACCGGCTGCCGCAGGATGGTCCGCAGCTTCTCCGGCGCGGTCCGCCGGGCGTCGTTCAGGTAGATCTCATGGTGGCGGCCGGTGATGGTGAATCCCGACTCCGGGATGAACACGTCGTGCAGCTCCGCCAGCACCGGCGCCTCGTCGTCGTAGGAGCCGACGTGCAGGGTCTGCACGCACAGCCCCTCGTCCAGGGTCTCCACGCGCAGTGCGTCCAGCGCCGGTGCGCCGCCGCGACTCCTCACCGTTGCGCGTGCCTGCTCGACGTGGTCGTCGGTGATCCAGTCGGGGATGAGGTTCAGCGCGGTCCAGTCCCACTGCGATTTGTCCCGTGCCGTGGTGAAGGACGCCATGTCCTCGGCCCACCACAGCGCCTCCAACGGCATGACCGTGTAGTCGCGGTCGAGCTCTCTCTTGCTGAGGAACTTCAGCGCGTAGGCGAGCGGGAAGATCGTCTGCAGCGCGTCGCGATACTGCTCCGACGTGTTGGGATCCCCGTGGCCGTCGATCATCAGGTAGCGGAGGGGCGGCACGGTCACCAGCTCGAACCGTCCGCGCCGCGGGGCGTAGAGGCCCAGCTCCTTCTTCAGATCGCTCTTCACGGCATCCCCCGTCGTACCGTCACTCGCCCGACGGATGGGCCCCGATGACGTCGAGGAGCCACGCGAGGGCGAACGCCCGCTCGCGCCAGGCGGCGTACCGCCCGGAGACCCCGCCGTGACCGGCCGCCATCTCGATCTTGAGCAGCGGGTCCGCATCCACTTCGCGCAGCTTCGCCACCCACTTCGCGGGCTCGACGTAGAGCACCCGGGTGTCGTTGAGGCTCGTGATCGCGAGGATGCGCGGGTAGTGCGTCGCGTGCACGTTCTCGAGCGGCGAGTACGACTTCATGTAGTCGTAGACCTCGGGGTCGTGCAGCGGGTCGCCCCACTCGTCCCACTCGATCACGGTGAGCGGGAGGGACGGGTCGAGGATGCTGGTCAGCGGATCGACGAACGGCACCTCGGCGAGGATGCCGGCGAAGTCGCGCGGCGCCAGGTTCGCCACGGCGCCCATGAGCAGCCCTCCGGCGCTGCCGCCCTGGGCGGCCAGGCGCGACGGCTCCGTCCATCCCCGGTCGACCAGGTGGCGGGCGGCCGCGATGAAGTCGGTGAAGGTGTTCTTCTTGTGCAGCTTCTTGCCGTTCTCGTACCAGAGCCGTCCCAGCTCGCCGCCCCCGCGCACGTGCGCGATGGCGAACACGACGCCGCGGTCGAGCAGGCTGAGGCGCGGGATGCTGAACGACGGGTCCATGCTGGCCTCGTACGACCCGTAGCCGTACAGCACCAGCGGAGCCGGCTCGCCGGGCGTCACCAGGTCGCGGCGGTACACGAGCGAGATCGGCACGCGCGCTCCGTCCGGGGCGGTCGCCCACTCCCGGCGCTGCTCGAAGAGCGAGGCGTCGAACGTTCCGAGCACGGGCTGCTGCTTGCGCAGCGCGAGCTCCCCGGTGCGCACGTCGTAGTCGTACACGGTCGACGGGGTGACGAAGCTACCGTAGCCGAGGCGCAGGAAGGGCTGGGTCCACTCCGGGTTGCCGCCGACGCCGACGGTGAAGAGCTCCTCGTCGAAGTGCAGCTCGTGCGGAGTGTCGTCGGCCGGCTTCCCGCTCTGCGGGTCGGGCACGCAGGCGACGGCGACCCGCGTCATCCCATCGCGGCGGTACTCGACGCTGACGAAGTCGCGGAACGCATCCACGCCCTCGATGCGCACGGCCGGATCGTGTGCGAGGAGAACCCGGCGGGGTCCCTGCGGATCGTCCGCCGAGACGCTGACGAGCTCGAAGTTGATCGCGCCGTCGTTGTGCACGACGAGGAGGCGGTCGTGTCCGCCGACGATGGCGTGCTCGACGTCGTACTCGACGCCCTCCTTCCGCGGCCAGACGACGCGGAACTCGCCGGTCGGGTCGTCCGAGCGCAGCAGCCAGGCCTCGCTGGTGATGTTCGACCCGGCCTCGATGACGAGGAACCGTCTGCTCCGGGTGAGGCCGACGCCGATCCAGTAGCGCTCGTCCGGCTCGTGGAAGACCTGGGTGTCACCGGCGTCCGGTGCGTCGCCGACCCGGTGCCGCCAGACGGTGTCGGGGCGCCAGGACTCGTCGACCGTCGTGTAGAAGATGTACGCGCCGGTCTGGTCGAAGAGCGCGCCGCCCGCGGTTCCCTCGATCTCGTCGGGGAAGGTCGCGCCGTCGTCGATGAGGGAGCGGACGCGGAGCGTGTAGCGCTCGTCGCCCTCGGTGTCGACGGCCCAGAGCAGGCGCGTCCCGTCGGCGCTCACGTCGAAGCTTCCGAGCGCGTAGAAGTCGTGGCCCTCGGCCTCCGCGTTGTCGTCGAGCAGGATCTGCTCGCCCGGAAGGCCGTTGCGCTGGGCAGCCTCGTCGAGTGTCGGCGGCACCCAGTCGTCGGCCGACGCGATGGGGGCACGGCAGTGGATGCCGTACTGCTTGCCCTCGACCGTGCGGGTGTAATACCACCAGTCGCCCTCGCGGACGGGAACGCTCAGATCGGTTTCGCGGGTGCGCGCCTTGATCTCGTCGAAGATCTGCTCGCGCAGCAGCGCGAGGTGCTCGGTGCGGGCGTTGGTGTACGCGTTCTCCTCGTGGAGGTGCGCGATGACGGCCTGATCGTCCTTCTCGCGCAGCCACTCGTAGTCGTCGACGTAGACGTCGCCGTGGTGGAGGCGTTCGACGGGCTTCTTGGGCGTGACCGGCGGGGTGAGCATGTGCCCAGGCTATCGGGCGGTGCCCACCCCGGACCCGGTCGCGGCCGACGTCACGGACGCAGCAGCACCTTGCCGACGCGTCCGGCCTCGCCGCTCGCGGCCACGGCCCCGGCGATGTCGTCCAGGCCGTGGATGCCGGCGACCGGCAGGGTCAGTGTGCCGTCCTGCAGGCGGGCGAACAGCTCCTGGAAGAGCCGGCCGCGCTGGTCGGCCGGCATCTCGCGGCTGACGACGCTGCCCCAGAATCCCTTGACGGTTGCCTGCTTGAAGATGATGTCGCCGGAGGCCAGCTCGAGCGTCGGGGACGCCATGGCGCCGAACACGACGAGCGTGCCGTTCTCCGCGAGCGTGGAGAGCACATCTCCCGCCGCCGAACCGCCGACGGAGTCGACGCCTGCGGTGATCGGGGCGCCTCCGGTGATCTCGGCGAGCC
Proteins encoded:
- a CDS encoding S9 family peptidase; the protein is MLTPPVTPKKPVERLHHGDVYVDDYEWLREKDDQAVIAHLHEENAYTNARTEHLALLREQIFDEIKARTRETDLSVPVREGDWWYYTRTVEGKQYGIHCRAPIASADDWVPPTLDEAAQRNGLPGEQILLDDNAEAEGHDFYALGSFDVSADGTRLLWAVDTEGDERYTLRVRSLIDDGATFPDEIEGTAGGALFDQTGAYIFYTTVDESWRPDTVWRHRVGDAPDAGDTQVFHEPDERYWIGVGLTRSRRFLVIEAGSNITSEAWLLRSDDPTGEFRVVWPRKEGVEYDVEHAIVGGHDRLLVVHNDGAINFELVSVSADDPQGPRRVLLAHDPAVRIEGVDAFRDFVSVEYRRDGMTRVAVACVPDPQSGKPADDTPHELHFDEELFTVGVGGNPEWTQPFLRLGYGSFVTPSTVYDYDVRTGELALRKQQPVLGTFDASLFEQRREWATAPDGARVPISLVYRRDLVTPGEPAPLVLYGYGSYEASMDPSFSIPRLSLLDRGVVFAIAHVRGGGELGRLWYENGKKLHKKNTFTDFIAAARHLVDRGWTEPSRLAAQGGSAGGLLMGAVANLAPRDFAGILAEVPFVDPLTSILDPSLPLTVIEWDEWGDPLHDPEVYDYMKSYSPLENVHATHYPRILAITSLNDTRVLYVEPAKWVAKLREVDADPLLKIEMAAGHGGVSGRYAAWRERAFALAWLLDVIGAHPSGE
- a CDS encoding aldo/keto reductase is translated as MASIPQLTLNDGNTIPQLGFGVYKIPEAETAEAVVTALEAGYRHIDTAAFYENERGVGEGVRRSGLDRSDVFVTSKVWWTDNGYDSTLRSFDASLERLGFDTIDLFLIHWPAPRSDRYVETWRALERVRAEGRARSIGVANFHTHHLDRLARETDTVPAVNQVELHPWLPQAEVRAYDAAHGIVTEAWSPLARGRVLGDPTLDALAAKHGVTPAQVVIRWQLQLGNVVIPKSTSPERIRSNIDVFGFELDADDLAAIATLESGERTGKDPDDLG
- a CDS encoding Fe-S cluster assembly protein HesB: MLTLTENASTIVKTLTDQSPDESAGLRISSSNPDATAFAAAVTPEPEASDQVVESGGARIFLETQAAEVLDDKVLDAQVDDQGAVSFAIGVSA
- a CDS encoding type 1 glutamine amidotransferase domain-containing protein, whose protein sequence is MALTNKTIAFLVGPEGIEQAELVQPWKAVTDAGGTPQLVSKEEGEVQAFNHLTPADTFPVDVTLASASADQFDALVLPGGVANGDQVRTFPEAVSLVKDFAAAGKPIAVICHGGWVLIEAGVVGGRTLTSWPSLQTDYRNAGATWVDQEVVVDDGPFTLVSSRKPDDLDAFDRELVKAFE
- a CDS encoding GyrI-like domain-containing protein, which gives rise to MKSDLKKELGLYAPRRGRFELVTVPPLRYLMIDGHGDPNTSEQYRDALQTIFPLAYALKFLSKRELDRDYTVMPLEALWWAEDMASFTTARDKSQWDWTALNLIPDWITDDHVEQARATVRSRGGAPALDALRVETLDEGLCVQTLHVGSYDDEAPVLAELHDVFIPESGFTITGRHHEIYLNDARRTAPEKLRTILRQPVARAAA